A single genomic interval of Syntrophobacterales bacterium harbors:
- the ubiE gene encoding bifunctional demethylmenaquinone methyltransferase/2-methoxy-6-polyprenyl-1,4-benzoquinol methylase UbiE, with protein sequence MKDMETADFGYQKIPAHEKVNWVRHHFDAVAQKYDMMNTLLSFGIHYLWKRTAVRMLVLKPGDSVIDVCAGTGDLSILAMKKVHPTGQVVLYDINRKMMVTGRKKQVNAEARRKALYVQGDAECISFGSNQFDAAMVGFGIRNLTHIELGFREMHRVLKPGGQLMCLEFSKPVFTPFRWLYDLYSFSIMPLLGLLIVGSRKAYTYLPESIRVFPPPEELKGMLEKIGFHEVTYRRVSNGIAVIHMGIKNAHSG encoded by the coding sequence ATGAAAGATATGGAGACCGCCGATTTCGGTTATCAAAAGATTCCAGCCCATGAGAAGGTCAACTGGGTACGACATCATTTCGACGCCGTAGCGCAGAAATACGATATGATGAATACCCTGCTCAGTTTCGGAATACATTACCTCTGGAAGAGAACGGCCGTTCGGATGCTCGTTCTTAAGCCAGGAGACAGTGTCATAGACGTGTGCGCCGGCACCGGCGACCTTTCCATACTCGCAATGAAGAAGGTTCATCCTACCGGACAGGTAGTGCTTTACGACATCAACAGAAAGATGATGGTCACAGGGAGAAAGAAACAGGTCAATGCAGAGGCAAGGAGAAAAGCCCTCTATGTCCAAGGCGACGCGGAGTGCATCTCCTTCGGGTCCAACCAATTTGACGCCGCCATGGTAGGTTTTGGAATCAGGAACCTGACTCACATTGAGCTAGGTTTCAGGGAGATGCACCGGGTGTTGAAACCAGGTGGACAGCTCATGTGCCTCGAATTCTCTAAACCAGTCTTCACACCGTTCCGGTGGCTGTATGACCTCTATTCCTTTTCCATCATGCCTCTTCTTGGACTCCTCATCGTGGGCTCCCGAAAGGCGTATACCTATCTGCCTGAGTCAATCCGGGTCTTCCCTCCTCCCGAGGAACTAAAAGGAATGCTTGAAAAAATAGGCTTTCACGAGGTCACTTACCGGCGGGTATCGAACGGGATTGCCGTCATACACATGGGCATCAAGAACGCTCACTCCGGATAA
- a CDS encoding DUF2778 domain-containing protein, with product MDNRIDDEVFCNGVRRGEFRLHPGGSPGRSSGCVTLPNSGDFRMLRHRIIAQRCIIPGHNFEVYGVLNSYCVNCLRSFVRPFCGFFGSLLFTCYTVLLYQVRA from the coding sequence TTGGATAATCGAATAGACGACGAAGTGTTTTGCAATGGAGTAAGGCGTGGTGAATTCCGACTTCATCCTGGCGGATCGCCAGGCAGAAGCTCCGGCTGTGTAACTTTGCCTAACAGTGGTGATTTTCGCATGTTGCGCCATAGGATAATTGCCCAAAGATGTATTATCCCGGGGCACAACTTTGAGGTTTATGGCGTTCTCAATAGTTATTGCGTAAACTGTTTAAGATCGTTCGTAAGACCGTTCTGTGGCTTTTTTGGATCTTTGTTATTCACCTGCTATACTGTGCTTTTATATCAGGTACGCGCTTAA
- a CDS encoding NADH-quinone oxidoreductase subunit D: MVTDILEKLKTTIGAAEISEVSYEERGYHISVAASKETLHNVIKFFDDRKFYFEDMLCVDYKDYLEVVYFFNNYRFLCRVKVTLKVDPANPHVATMSGIFDGAAWYEREIHEFFGVVFDGHPNMGYLFLHDGIEFYPLRKGKVRIPPEDRERLAYFKVDEQEDAFTVNFGPQHPSTHGVLRVVVKMNGEYVEAAEPVLGYLHRMQEKMGENRGFMQFLPNTSRMDYLGPMSFNAAYVSAVEKLCKISVPERANIIRAITIELNRISSHLLWLGAYLADLGGLTPFLYVFDDREQINDILERITGSRLTYCYMRFGGLYNDVDEKFIEGTRAFIARMYDRLKMYDTLVTKNVIFINRTKGIGILDEEGARKYGFSGPVLRSVGVPYDIRKTEPYAAYGRINFDVPIGKSGDVLDRYMVRVHDMEVSMKIIKQSLDMLSDGPYVAEKVPKKMKPVAGDVYQAAESPRGEVGVYIVSDGTDTPYRMHWRVPSFSNLIIFPYLAPGTLIADAISILGSLDLCIPEIDR, encoded by the coding sequence ATGGTAACAGATATTCTGGAAAAATTAAAAACGACTATTGGAGCGGCGGAAATTTCGGAGGTCTCTTATGAGGAGAGAGGCTACCATATCAGTGTAGCGGCTTCCAAAGAAACCCTCCACAATGTCATAAAATTCTTTGACGACAGAAAATTTTATTTCGAAGATATGCTCTGTGTCGACTACAAGGATTATCTTGAAGTCGTCTATTTCTTTAATAATTACCGCTTTCTGTGTCGGGTGAAAGTAACCTTAAAAGTAGACCCGGCGAATCCTCACGTGGCCACTATGTCTGGCATATTCGATGGGGCTGCTTGGTATGAGAGGGAAATTCATGAGTTCTTTGGAGTGGTTTTTGATGGCCACCCCAATATGGGGTATCTATTTCTCCATGACGGCATAGAATTTTATCCCCTCCGCAAAGGGAAAGTGCGCATTCCGCCGGAAGATCGGGAGCGGCTCGCGTACTTTAAAGTAGATGAGCAGGAAGATGCATTTACCGTCAATTTCGGACCTCAGCACCCCAGCACCCATGGTGTTTTGCGTGTCGTAGTGAAGATGAACGGGGAGTATGTGGAGGCGGCGGAGCCAGTCCTCGGGTATCTTCACAGGATGCAGGAAAAAATGGGTGAAAACCGGGGTTTTATGCAGTTCTTGCCCAACACGAGCAGGATGGACTATCTTGGGCCCATGAGCTTTAATGCCGCATATGTAAGTGCAGTGGAAAAGCTGTGCAAAATTTCTGTTCCCGAGAGAGCTAATATTATAAGAGCGATCACCATTGAATTGAACAGGATCTCAAGCCACCTTCTCTGGCTTGGCGCGTATCTGGCCGACTTGGGTGGCCTTACGCCTTTCCTCTATGTGTTTGACGACAGAGAGCAGATAAACGACATCCTTGAACGCATAACGGGATCGAGACTCACTTACTGCTATATGAGATTTGGTGGTCTCTACAATGACGTAGATGAAAAGTTCATAGAGGGGACGAGGGCTTTTATAGCGAGAATGTACGATCGTTTGAAAATGTACGACACTCTTGTCACGAAGAATGTTATATTCATAAATAGGACAAAGGGCATAGGTATACTGGATGAGGAAGGAGCTAGGAAATATGGGTTCTCCGGTCCTGTACTCCGAAGCGTGGGAGTGCCCTATGATATCAGAAAAACCGAACCCTATGCGGCGTACGGCCGAATTAACTTTGATGTACCGATCGGAAAGAGCGGTGATGTACTTGACCGGTACATGGTAAGAGTTCACGACATGGAAGTCAGCATGAAAATCATTAAGCAGTCTTTGGACATGCTTAGTGACGGTCCTTATGTTGCCGAAAAGGTGCCGAAGAAGATGAAGCCTGTTGCGGGGGATGTCTACCAGGCCGCTGAGTCTCCGCGAGGAGAGGTCGGGGTTTATATAGTGAGCGATGGGACTGATACCCCTTACAGGATGCACTGGCGGGTGCCCTCTTTCTCGAACCTTATAATCTTCCCGTACCTTGCTCCAGGGACACTGATAGCTGATGCCATATCTATTTTAGGGAGTCTTGATCTTTGTATACCGGAGATAGATAGGTGA
- the nuoH gene encoding NADH-quinone oxidoreductase subunit NuoH codes for MNWIIDLVGKDLMWLVAGLVGVIAMIVINTVILTWVERKVSGHMQRRIGPKEVGPYGLIQAIADSLKLLGKDIITPGHVERPLYFLAPIVIIIPVLVSFVVIPFSSFLQVKDIDVGILVIFAFSSLTVLSLLLAGWGSNNKYSLIGAMRSVAQNIAYEIPLLLTLLPVILMCNSLSLRDIVEAQKDVWFVLYHPIPFLIYFIAGVAETNRTPFDLAEAESELVAGFHTEYSGMRFALFFMAEYTNIFIVSAIAAIFFLGGYQGPILPGIVWFFIKTYFLVFVIVWFRWTFPRVRFDQLLNFSWKILIPVSFLWLLICGGLLKIL; via the coding sequence ATGAATTGGATCATTGATTTAGTCGGGAAAGATTTAATGTGGTTGGTCGCCGGTCTCGTGGGCGTGATTGCCATGATAGTTATCAACACAGTCATCCTGACATGGGTTGAGCGTAAGGTTTCGGGTCACATGCAGAGAAGAATAGGCCCGAAAGAAGTTGGTCCGTACGGTCTTATTCAGGCTATTGCGGACAGTCTGAAGCTGTTAGGTAAAGATATTATTACCCCCGGACACGTTGAAAGGCCGCTCTACTTTCTTGCTCCAATAGTCATTATTATCCCGGTTCTTGTTTCTTTCGTTGTTATTCCTTTCAGTTCTTTTCTTCAAGTAAAAGATATTGATGTGGGGATACTTGTAATTTTTGCTTTCTCATCGCTGACCGTACTCTCCCTTCTTCTTGCTGGGTGGGGTTCGAACAACAAATATTCCCTTATCGGCGCCATGAGGAGCGTTGCCCAGAACATTGCCTACGAAATACCTCTTCTCCTCACTCTTCTCCCTGTTATCCTTATGTGTAATTCCTTGTCCCTCCGGGATATTGTGGAGGCGCAGAAGGATGTATGGTTTGTACTGTATCATCCAATCCCCTTCTTAATCTACTTTATCGCAGGGGTAGCGGAGACCAACAGGACGCCCTTTGACCTCGCCGAGGCAGAAAGCGAACTCGTGGCCGGCTTTCATACCGAGTATTCAGGCATGAGATTCGCCCTGTTCTTTATGGCGGAGTACACCAATATATTTATTGTCAGTGCTATAGCTGCCATATTTTTCCTTGGTGGTTACCAGGGGCCCATCCTGCCGGGAATCGTCTGGTTCTTCATAAAGACATATTTTCTGGTTTTTGTAATAGTATGGTTCAGATGGACCTTCCCGAGGGTGAGGTTTGACCAGTTGCTTAACTTCTCATGGAAAATACTGATACCAGTCTCGTTTTTGTGGTTGCTAATCTGTGGAGGTTTGCTGAAGATACTATGA
- the nuoB gene encoding NADH-quinone oxidoreductase subunit NuoB yields MGKRSIHLETKDAIIKFALLDDILNLARANSLWPMTFGLACCAIEMMSTAMAKFDLARFGAEIFRPSPRQADVMIVSGTVTKKMAPLLVTLYEQMPAPKWVIAMGNCAISGGPFLFEDQYNLVEGVDLLVPVDVYVPGCPPRPEALLEGLLKLEEKLTGKRRFPTPEAKW; encoded by the coding sequence ATGGGGAAAAGGAGTATTCACCTGGAAACGAAAGATGCAATTATAAAATTTGCGCTCCTTGACGACATCCTTAACCTCGCCCGGGCGAATTCGCTTTGGCCTATGACGTTTGGCCTTGCATGTTGCGCAATTGAGATGATGTCTACCGCCATGGCAAAATTCGACCTTGCCCGGTTCGGCGCCGAGATTTTCAGGCCGTCACCCCGGCAGGCGGATGTCATGATTGTATCAGGCACTGTTACAAAGAAAATGGCGCCCCTGCTCGTGACTCTATACGAACAGATGCCGGCACCGAAGTGGGTAATCGCCATGGGCAACTGTGCCATATCGGGCGGTCCTTTTTTGTTTGAAGACCAGTATAATCTCGTTGAAGGAGTTGACCTTCTCGTTCCCGTGGATGTCTATGTGCCAGGTTGTCCTCCAAGACCGGAAGCTCTCCTTGAAGGTCTTCTTAAGTTGGAGGAAAAACTGACCGGAAAAAGAAGGTTCCCTACGCCAGAGGCAAAATGGTAA
- a CDS encoding Na(+)/H(+) antiporter subunit D, producing the protein MDKWIHPAIFFFIGSLLLPFFKGKAKKGLALLIPILSIIDVAMMREGMYGVCRFLNTDILIGRVDKLSLIFAWVFTIMAFLGALYGLHRKEDGHYIAGSFYIGGSLGAIFAGDYLTLFVFWEVMAFSSVFLVWYRRVQRSVDAGYRYLLVHVFGGLCFFMGMMLYYSKTGNFVFTRILPDHAGVAEYLILAGFCLNAAVIPLHAWLPDAYPESTVEGAVLMCAFTTKTAVYVLARGFPGFEVLAIMGTAMTVYGVFYAVIENDIRRVLAYHIVSQVGYMVAGVGIGTDLALNGACAHAFAHILYKALLFMGAGSVLYMTGTAKLSKLGGLYKYMPLTMIFYIVGAISISGFPFFSGFVSKSMITASAHETGRLWLFTFMNLAGIGTFLSVGLKVTYFAFFAKEAPIKAKEPPKNMLWAMGLTSALCFIIGIYPDSLYALLPYNAEYHPYTSHHFAEMLQILSFTGLVFFLLVKKLSPEDKMNLDLDYFYRKGGKIFMWIDNKIIAPIDGFWGELYKTLALKALFGKAKASYGFDRHVIDGIVDGSALTVKTVGLVVRKLQTGKIQAYIGMALVIFFSIVWFITMGR; encoded by the coding sequence ATGGATAAGTGGATTCATCCGGCTATCTTTTTTTTCATCGGGAGTCTCCTGCTTCCTTTCTTTAAAGGGAAAGCAAAGAAAGGGCTGGCCCTTCTTATCCCCATCCTTTCTATTATCGACGTAGCCATGATGCGCGAGGGAATGTACGGCGTTTGCCGCTTTCTTAATACGGACATTCTTATTGGCAGGGTGGACAAACTGAGCCTTATCTTTGCCTGGGTCTTTACCATCATGGCCTTTCTCGGCGCTCTTTATGGTCTTCACCGGAAGGAAGACGGACACTACATAGCCGGTTCCTTTTATATCGGGGGTTCCTTAGGGGCCATCTTCGCAGGGGATTATCTGACACTCTTTGTGTTTTGGGAAGTCATGGCTTTCTCGTCGGTCTTCCTTGTCTGGTATCGGAGAGTGCAGAGGTCTGTTGACGCTGGGTATCGCTACCTCTTGGTGCACGTCTTTGGCGGACTCTGTTTCTTTATGGGCATGATGCTCTATTATTCAAAGACAGGTAATTTTGTTTTCACGAGAATTCTGCCGGATCATGCCGGTGTCGCAGAATATCTTATTCTCGCCGGTTTTTGCCTTAATGCGGCTGTCATCCCCCTTCATGCGTGGCTCCCTGATGCGTATCCTGAATCTACGGTAGAAGGAGCGGTGCTTATGTGTGCTTTTACCACGAAAACCGCTGTCTATGTGCTTGCGCGGGGTTTTCCCGGGTTTGAGGTGCTGGCCATAATGGGGACCGCCATGACGGTGTACGGGGTGTTCTACGCTGTTATAGAAAATGATATACGTCGGGTCTTGGCTTACCATATTGTAAGTCAGGTGGGATACATGGTTGCTGGTGTGGGAATTGGGACGGACCTTGCCCTTAATGGGGCGTGTGCACATGCGTTTGCCCATATCCTTTACAAGGCGCTCCTATTCATGGGCGCTGGGTCGGTGCTGTATATGACGGGTACGGCAAAACTGTCTAAGTTGGGTGGACTCTATAAGTATATGCCCCTCACGATGATTTTCTACATTGTAGGCGCCATATCTATTTCGGGATTCCCGTTCTTCAGCGGTTTTGTGAGCAAATCAATGATTACTGCGTCAGCCCATGAGACAGGGAGGCTCTGGCTCTTCACTTTCATGAACCTTGCTGGGATCGGTACATTCCTTTCGGTGGGCCTGAAGGTTACGTATTTCGCATTTTTCGCCAAAGAAGCACCCATAAAGGCGAAAGAGCCTCCAAAGAACATGCTCTGGGCTATGGGACTTACATCTGCCTTATGTTTTATAATCGGTATTTATCCTGATTCACTTTACGCACTTCTGCCGTATAATGCCGAATATCATCCGTACACGTCTCACCACTTTGCAGAGATGTTGCAGATATTATCTTTCACCGGTCTTGTATTCTTCCTCCTAGTGAAAAAACTGAGTCCTGAAGACAAGATGAATTTGGATCTCGACTATTTCTACAGGAAGGGCGGGAAAATCTTTATGTGGATAGATAACAAGATCATTGCTCCCATTGATGGATTCTGGGGTGAATTGTATAAGACATTGGCGCTTAAGGCGCTTTTCGGAAAGGCCAAAGCTTCGTATGGCTTCGATAGGCACGTAATCGACGGAATCGTGGACGGATCAGCTTTGACCGTAAAGACTGTCGGGTTGGTGGTGAGGAAGCTTCAGACGGGGAAAATTCAGGCCTATATCGGTATGGCTTTGGTGATATTTTTCTCCATCGTCTGGTTTATTACAATGGGTAGGTAA
- a CDS encoding NADH-quinone oxidoreductase subunit J has product MTLGEIIFVFMTLVTIFGALATVLMSSMIYALIGLIVTMFGIAGLYVYLNAPFVAMMQILIYVGAICILIVFAVMIAGPHYLRRRPIKEWKISKLLIAFAISVFTFLIFLTFIRGNFDGDGKMALINTKDLGRALFDTYAFPFELISLLIMVSIVGAIMLVLSSKEEK; this is encoded by the coding sequence ATGACCCTCGGCGAAATAATTTTTGTCTTCATGACGCTTGTTACCATCTTCGGAGCTCTCGCTACGGTGTTGATGAGTTCCATGATCTATGCTCTAATTGGACTGATAGTCACCATGTTCGGTATTGCGGGTCTTTATGTATATCTCAACGCCCCGTTTGTAGCCATGATGCAGATCCTCATATACGTGGGAGCCATCTGTATTCTGATTGTTTTTGCCGTCATGATTGCCGGTCCGCATTATCTTCGCAGGAGGCCCATTAAAGAGTGGAAGATAAGCAAGCTCCTGATAGCGTTTGCTATCTCCGTTTTTACCTTCCTCATCTTTTTGACCTTTATAAGAGGAAATTTCGATGGGGATGGCAAAATGGCGCTAATTAACACCAAAGATTTGGGGAGGGCTCTGTTCGATACATATGCGTTCCCTTTTGAGTTGATCTCTTTGCTAATCATGGTGAGCATAGTGGGCGCAATTATGCTTGTCCTTTCCTCTAAGGAGGAAAAATGA
- a CDS encoding monovalent cation/H+ antiporter subunit D family protein — protein MLIESIQPLIPIVIVLVTTLLISLSGKKPNLREFWSLAGAVLTFISVAVMVPVIMHGGKIVYTLSTIAPGISLNFRVDALSLIFGIVSSFLWIFATSYNIGYMRSLDEHAQTRYYTCFAIAILGAQGVAFSGSLFSLYLFYEIITIFTYPLVAHHQDQDGYGGAKKYIVYLMGTSKGFLLPAVVLTWVFTGTLDFADNITGGIFPKDANGVWVSVTYVLFIAGFAKAAIMPLHNWLPSAMVAPTPVSALLHAVAVVKAGVFCISRVMLSTFGVELLQNLNLGLYTAYAVSFTILTASVIALTKDDLKARLAYSTVSQLSYVVLGIALLDVPGITGGIIHIVNHGFSKITLFFCAGAIYVATHKKKISDMAGIGYAMPFTMGAFAIGSLSMIGAPPVAGFVTKWYLLNGALEIHNIPILVVLMASTILNAGYFAPITIKAFFEGRKQGWTKADIKEAPITMVVPLVLASLISVALGLFPSFFTNLIGRLFS, from the coding sequence ATGCTGATTGAAAGTATACAACCCCTTATACCCATAGTAATCGTTCTTGTGACGACTCTCCTCATATCTCTGTCAGGGAAAAAGCCGAATCTGCGGGAATTTTGGTCCTTAGCCGGCGCTGTGCTGACCTTCATATCCGTGGCGGTCATGGTTCCGGTAATAATGCACGGAGGTAAGATTGTATATACCCTCTCGACCATAGCGCCTGGCATCTCCCTCAATTTCAGAGTAGACGCACTCTCCTTGATTTTCGGTATTGTATCTTCTTTTCTCTGGATTTTCGCGACGTCATATAATATTGGCTATATGAGGTCCTTGGATGAGCATGCTCAGACACGGTATTACACATGCTTCGCCATTGCTATACTCGGGGCCCAGGGTGTTGCCTTTTCTGGAAGCCTTTTTTCGCTATATCTTTTTTATGAGATCATTACCATTTTTACATATCCTCTCGTTGCCCACCATCAGGATCAGGATGGCTACGGTGGGGCGAAGAAGTACATCGTATATCTCATGGGTACATCAAAGGGGTTTCTCCTTCCGGCAGTGGTACTTACATGGGTTTTTACGGGTACCCTTGATTTTGCTGACAATATAACAGGCGGGATTTTTCCGAAAGATGCTAACGGTGTGTGGGTGAGTGTCACCTACGTGCTATTTATTGCAGGGTTCGCAAAGGCTGCCATTATGCCTCTCCACAACTGGCTTCCTTCGGCTATGGTTGCACCTACGCCTGTGAGTGCGTTGCTCCATGCAGTGGCTGTTGTGAAAGCGGGTGTCTTCTGCATCTCTAGAGTGATGCTTTCCACTTTCGGTGTGGAGTTGTTGCAGAACCTTAATTTGGGTCTTTACACGGCATACGCGGTCTCCTTCACTATACTGACGGCTTCGGTGATAGCACTTACAAAAGATGATCTGAAGGCAAGACTTGCATACTCCACCGTGAGTCAGCTTTCCTATGTTGTCCTTGGGATAGCTCTTCTTGACGTGCCCGGTATTACCGGTGGTATTATCCATATAGTGAATCACGGCTTCAGCAAAATCACCCTGTTTTTTTGCGCTGGAGCCATTTATGTGGCAACCCACAAGAAAAAGATTAGCGATATGGCAGGCATAGGATATGCAATGCCCTTTACCATGGGTGCTTTTGCCATTGGCTCTTTGAGTATGATAGGAGCTCCCCCCGTGGCAGGTTTTGTCACGAAATGGTATTTGCTGAATGGTGCTTTGGAGATCCATAACATCCCTATCCTTGTCGTGCTCATGGCAAGCACGATCCTGAACGCCGGTTATTTTGCGCCCATAACGATCAAGGCATTTTTCGAAGGAAGAAAGCAGGGATGGACAAAGGCTGATATAAAAGAGGCACCTATCACGATGGTAGTCCCTCTTGTGCTTGCTTCGCTTATCTCAGTTGCTCTCGGTCTCTTTCCGAGCTTTTTCACTAATCTCATAGGAAGGCTCTTCTCATGA
- a CDS encoding 4Fe-4S binding protein — protein MMLPAEIIKGAASLIMGMGVTLKAFFMPVVTTQYPRETLELPERFRGHIKLIGDPDVPDRTKCIVCMACIRACPSGTIKKIEGEKKEGEKKKTCTEYMLDFTTCSQCGICVEVCPVDALDFSHDYNIAVHTRAECTFDLVKEYEKRK, from the coding sequence ATGATGCTACCAGCTGAGATCATAAAAGGCGCAGCTTCTCTCATCATGGGTATGGGAGTCACACTCAAGGCTTTTTTCATGCCTGTAGTGACCACGCAGTATCCACGGGAGACCCTTGAACTGCCGGAAAGGTTCCGGGGTCATATAAAGCTTATCGGTGATCCTGATGTGCCTGACCGGACGAAATGTATAGTATGTATGGCTTGTATAAGGGCGTGCCCTTCTGGGACCATAAAGAAGATTGAGGGTGAGAAGAAAGAGGGCGAAAAGAAGAAGACATGCACGGAGTACATGCTTGATTTTACGACATGCAGTCAGTGCGGGATATGCGTGGAAGTATGCCCCGTGGACGCTCTTGATTTCTCCCATGATTATAATATCGCGGTCCACACACGAGCAGAATGTACATTTGATCTTGTGAAAGAATACGAGAAGAGGAAATAG
- the nuoK gene encoding NADH-quinone oxidoreductase subunit NuoK, whose protein sequence is MTDTLLFNNLYVYLFVALFLISAGILGVLYRKTLIGMLISLELVMNGVGLNFVALSRLNNGSGVAGQVFTLFIMGIAAAEAAIALGLIIFIFRRYRHIESEKLKEMKD, encoded by the coding sequence ATGACGGACACTCTTCTCTTCAATAACCTGTACGTATATCTCTTTGTCGCTCTCTTCCTTATTTCGGCGGGAATATTGGGCGTTCTTTACAGGAAGACACTTATTGGGATGCTTATCTCTTTGGAACTTGTTATGAATGGGGTAGGTCTGAATTTTGTGGCCTTGAGTAGGCTAAACAATGGAAGCGGCGTGGCGGGACAAGTCTTTACCCTATTTATTATGGGTATTGCGGCGGCGGAGGCCGCCATAGCCTTAGGTCTCATTATTTTCATATTCCGGAGATACAGGCATATAGAAAGTGAAAAGTTGAAGGAGATGAAGGACTGA
- a CDS encoding NADH-quinone oxidoreductase subunit M has translation MDQILIMNHLDFPILSTTIFLPLVGACLLLFLRNDTVIKVTASVTGLINFVISLLLYVDFNVATHLFQFGEMKAWIPAYNINYALGIDGITIFLILLTTFLTPLCVLSAWSAIQTRVKEFMFCILMMESAMIGVFCALDFILFYVFWEAMLIPMYLLIAVWGGPRKDYASIKFFIYTLFGSVFLLVAIIALYLNNQTFSIPAAMSGNYSFTFQFWVFLAFALAFAIKVPMFPFHTWLPAAHTEAPTVGSVFLASVLLKMGTYGFLRFCLPVTPQASVYFAPLMIVLSVIGIIYGGLVCLSQTDMKKMIAYSSVAHMGFATLGIFAFTLFGFEGALLQMLNHGVTTGGLFLCVGIIYERTHSREIFDNAGLGKIMPVYTGLFGLFAISGFAFPGTNNFVGELYILLGTFLQHKVAGFFAVVGAILAAAYMLRLLKQIVWGREDKRIIPDMNAREIIYLVPLAVFVIWMGLFPRPFVLTVEKTLMHLSSQLQTYLH, from the coding sequence ATGGACCAAATTTTGATAATGAACCACTTAGATTTTCCGATTCTATCGACAACGATATTTTTACCACTTGTAGGGGCATGTCTGCTCCTCTTTCTTCGCAATGACACGGTTATAAAGGTGACGGCTTCCGTTACGGGCCTGATCAACTTCGTGATATCCCTTCTTCTCTATGTGGATTTCAACGTTGCGACACACCTGTTTCAGTTTGGCGAGATGAAGGCGTGGATCCCGGCATACAATATCAATTATGCTCTAGGTATTGACGGAATCACTATTTTCTTAATCCTTCTGACCACATTTCTTACACCTCTATGCGTTCTCTCTGCTTGGTCCGCCATACAGACCAGGGTGAAGGAGTTCATGTTCTGCATTCTTATGATGGAGAGTGCCATGATCGGGGTCTTCTGCGCCTTGGATTTTATTCTTTTTTATGTGTTCTGGGAGGCTATGCTTATACCCATGTATCTTCTGATCGCCGTATGGGGCGGTCCGAGGAAAGATTATGCGTCTATTAAGTTTTTTATCTACACACTGTTTGGGAGCGTCTTTCTACTTGTTGCTATTATTGCTCTATATCTGAACAATCAGACATTCTCTATTCCTGCGGCGATGTCCGGGAACTATAGTTTTACGTTCCAGTTCTGGGTTTTTTTGGCTTTCGCTCTTGCATTTGCTATTAAAGTGCCTATGTTCCCATTTCACACTTGGTTGCCAGCAGCGCACACCGAGGCACCCACTGTGGGGAGTGTTTTTCTCGCTAGTGTTCTGCTCAAAATGGGGACCTACGGATTCCTGAGATTTTGCCTTCCTGTGACGCCGCAGGCGAGCGTATACTTTGCCCCTCTCATGATCGTTCTATCTGTTATAGGGATTATCTACGGAGGTTTGGTCTGTCTGAGTCAGACAGACATGAAGAAAATGATTGCATATTCAAGTGTGGCCCATATGGGGTTTGCCACGCTTGGCATATTCGCCTTTACGCTTTTCGGGTTTGAGGGAGCCCTTCTCCAGATGCTGAATCATGGTGTAACCACAGGCGGACTTTTTCTGTGTGTCGGCATTATCTATGAGAGGACACATAGTCGCGAGATATTTGACAATGCCGGGTTAGGTAAGATCATGCCAGTATATACTGGTTTATTCGGTCTATTCGCAATCTCCGGCTTTGCGTTTCCCGGTACCAATAACTTTGTAGGGGAGCTTTATATATTGTTAGGAACGTTCCTGCAGCATAAAGTCGCGGGATTCTTCGCTGTTGTGGGGGCGATTTTGGCTGCGGCCTATATGCTCCGCCTGCTGAAGCAAATTGTGTGGGGCAGAGAGGATAAGAGGATAATTCC
- the ndhC gene encoding NADH-quinone oxidoreductase subunit A yields the protein MDTLSQFFPVLVFFLVAIVFAIVPVAVPYFLAPRTAGKKTLSTYECGVEPFGGAWIRYSAAYYIYALIFIAFDVDVLYLFPVAMSYTRGANMYEFYSLIIFVAILAFAIIYAWGKGVFTWKRKMQL from the coding sequence ATGGATACTTTAAGCCAATTTTTCCCTGTTCTGGTCTTTTTTCTGGTGGCGATTGTATTTGCAATTGTGCCGGTGGCGGTCCCGTATTTTCTGGCTCCCCGGACTGCAGGAAAAAAGACACTGTCTACTTATGAATGTGGAGTAGAACCTTTCGGCGGAGCATGGATAAGATACAGCGCGGCTTATTATATTTATGCGCTCATTTTCATTGCTTTTGATGTTGATGTCCTATACCTGTTCCCTGTGGCCATGAGTTATACTAGGGGAGCAAACATGTATGAGTTCTACTCATTGATTATCTTTGTTGCAATCCTTGCGTTTGCAATAATCTATGCATGGGGAAAAGGAGTATTCACCTGGAAACGAAAGATGCAATTATAA